In Pectobacterium actinidiae, the DNA window CCGGTAATGACATGAAACACGGCTAGTTTTCTCTCTTTATCGGTGATGTCGGTATATTGACGCGTAAATTTTACACTATGACGCACACATTGCAGATCAACGCGGTAGAGGTGTTGTGTTGCCAGAAGGTGCAGATTAACATGGCGCCATTCCGTGCTGTACACATCATTGAGCAGAATGAACCCCGCTCGCTGGCGGCAGGTTGTGCATCATTTTGATTAACCAAGGACATTTATGTTCGATTACACCGACTTTCCCGAGCAACGGCAGTCCAAAATCAGGCAGATCCTCAGCGAGGAAGGTAAAGTCGTCTGCGCCCAGCTCTCACGTGAATTGAACGTATCCGAGCACACCATACGGCGTGACCTGAAAGAACTGGCGCAATCCGGTGCCTGCAAACGCGTCTACGGTGGTGCAGTCAGCATGCCACCAGAAGTGATTGATTTTGCCAGCCGAGCCACTATTGATGCCGCCCAGAAAGATCGCATCGCTCAGGCGGTCATCCCGCTAATAAAGCCCAACAGCTGTGTCTTCTTTGACACTGGCACCACCAATCTGGCGGTGGCGAAACAGATCCCAATGGGCCTGAAGTTTACCGCCGTGTGTAATTCGCCCATCATCGCGGCAGAACTGATGCAGTATCCGGATGTAGAAGTGATTTTTCTTGGCGGAAGGATTCAGAAAGAGGTCGGCGGCGCGATTGGCATCGATACGCTCAGGCAGCTAGAGAAGATGTATTTCGATCAATGCCTGTTAGGAGGCTGTGCCTTTGATGCCAATGAAGGCCTGACCGTTTTTGAATATGACGACGCCGAATTCAAAAAATGTCTGGTGATCCGCAGCAGCGAAGTGATCGTGGCTCTGACCGCCAATAAGATCTCCGCATTAACGCGCTATCGCGTGGCGGCATGTGATGAAATCACCACGCTGGTGACCGATGATGAAATCTCTCCTGCCTGCCAGAGCGTATTAAGCGAAAAAAATCTCGATGTGATTATTGCCCGATAAAGCGACGGTAGCCCCAGCGGCTGCCGGTTCACTTTATGAAAGCAGCAGCTTTATCGTTTTTAATACCCCATCGTCGTCATT includes these proteins:
- a CDS encoding DeoR/GlpR family DNA-binding transcription regulator gives rise to the protein MFDYTDFPEQRQSKIRQILSEEGKVVCAQLSRELNVSEHTIRRDLKELAQSGACKRVYGGAVSMPPEVIDFASRATIDAAQKDRIAQAVIPLIKPNSCVFFDTGTTNLAVAKQIPMGLKFTAVCNSPIIAAELMQYPDVEVIFLGGRIQKEVGGAIGIDTLRQLEKMYFDQCLLGGCAFDANEGLTVFEYDDAEFKKCLVIRSSEVIVALTANKISALTRYRVAACDEITTLVTDDEISPACQSVLSEKNLDVIIAR